A stretch of DNA from Candidatus Cloacimonadota bacterium:
GGAAATTAAAGATAGGATGAATAATCTGGTCGAACAGATTTTCAGAACAGTTCCAACTGGAGTAGGATCTCGTAATGCGATCCAGAAGCTGAATGTATCTGAGCTTAAGAAAGTTTTGAAGAATGGAGCAGAATGGGCTATTCAAAACAAATTTGGGAAAGATGATGATCTGCTGGCAACAGAAGATCTTGGAAAAATGAAAGAAGCAGATCCTGGAAAAGTAAGTGATAGAGCAATGAAAAGAGGTTCAAATCAATCAGGTACTTTAGGATCGGGAAATCATTTCATCGAGATCGGAGTTGTGAAAAATATTTTTGAAGAGAAGATTGCGAAAAATTTCGGTTTGGTAAAAAATCAGATCATTATTATCATTCATTCCGGTTCGCGCGGACTCGGTCATCAGATATGTGACGATTATGTGCATGAAATGCTTTTCCAAAGCAATAAACTCGATTTCGAATTGCCTGATAAACAACTTGCTTCCGTTTATATCAATTCCAAACTGGGAGAAGATTATTTCGGAGCAATGGCTTGTGCTGCTAATTTTGCTTGGGCAAATCGTCAGATCATGATGCATCTTGTGAAAAAATCAATGATGAGAACTCTAAAAATTGATGAGTCCAACCTTGGTTTTGAATTGATCTACGATGTTTGCCATAACATTGCGAAGTTCGAAGAACACGAAATCGATGGGAAAATGACAAGAGTCTGTGTTCATCGGAAAGGTGCAACTCGCGCATTTGGTCCAAACAGGAAAGAACTTGCTGATAAATTCCAGCAAACCGGACAACCGGTAATTATTCCCGGAGATATGGGAACGGAAAGTTATCTTTGTGTCGGTATGGAAAAAGCAATGAGCGAAACTTTCGGCAGTTCCTGTCATGGAGCGGGAAGAGTGATGAGTCGTCATCAGGCTCTAAAGGATACTGATTTTACAAGTTTATTAGATGAGTTGAATAGAAAGAATATAATCGTTAGAGCAGCAAAGAGAAAAACTCTTATTGAAGAAAAAAGTGATGCCTATAAAAATGTCAATGAAGTCGTTCAAACTATGCATGATGAAGGGATTATTCGGAAAGTTGTGAGAACAGTTCCGGTTGGAGTTGTTAAAGGGTGAAAAAATGGACTCGACTTCAAAGCGCAGCGTGGAGTTGAGAACAAATTTTTACTCATTAAGATTGAATTACGACTGAACTCCATCTAAATGAATTTGATGAAGTCCAGTCACATTTAGAAAAATGAAAACTTACAAAATAATTGATCATACAGCAGATTTTTCTTTCCAGGTTTTTGGGAAAAATTTAGAGGATTTATTCATCAATTCAGCATTCGCTTTGATCAATATCATATTTGGAAATAAACTGCAACTTCCGAAGTTTCCCAAAATTCGGAAGTTTAAGATCAAATTGAAAAGTAATGATCAGGAAAGTCTGATCATCGATTGGTTAAGAGAAATCCATTACCTGGCAATCGTGGAAAAGGAGATCGTCAGGAATATCTTAAATTTAGAAATTCTTGATTCGACAATTTCAGCAGAACTCGAAATGCAGAAAATCGAGCAAACTCTTGAAAATGAGATCAAAGCGATAACTTACAGCAATATCCAAATAAAAGAAGAAAATGGATTGTTGAGTTTCATTGTTGTCTGCGATGTTTGATAATTTATAGAACACAGATAATTCGGATTTACACGGATGG
This window harbors:
- a CDS encoding RtcB family protein gives rise to the protein MKNLIKISSNIWEIPQTGNMRVPGRIYANERLIDSITKDDAIKQVQKVAVLPGIQKYSFAMPDVHQGYGFPIGGVAAFDVENGIISPGGVGYDINCGVRFIRTNLFYPEIKDRMNNLVEQIFRTVPTGVGSRNAIQKLNVSELKKVLKNGAEWAIQNKFGKDDDLLATEDLGKMKEADPGKVSDRAMKRGSNQSGTLGSGNHFIEIGVVKNIFEEKIAKNFGLVKNQIIIIIHSGSRGLGHQICDDYVHEMLFQSNKLDFELPDKQLASVYINSKLGEDYFGAMACAANFAWANRQIMMHLVKKSMMRTLKIDESNLGFELIYDVCHNIAKFEEHEIDGKMTRVCVHRKGATRAFGPNRKELADKFQQTGQPVIIPGDMGTESYLCVGMEKAMSETFGSSCHGAGRVMSRHQALKDTDFTSLLDELNRKNIIVRAAKRKTLIEEKSDAYKNVNEVVQTMHDEGIIRKVVRTVPVGVVKG
- a CDS encoding archease, with product MKTYKIIDHTADFSFQVFGKNLEDLFINSAFALINIIFGNKLQLPKFPKIRKFKIKLKSNDQESLIIDWLREIHYLAIVEKEIVRNILNLEILDSTISAELEMQKIEQTLENEIKAITYSNIQIKEENGLLSFIVVCDV